The following are from one region of the Klebsiella aerogenes genome:
- a CDS encoding YqaE/Pmp3 family membrane protein, translated as MGFWRIVFTVILPPLGVLLGKGFGWAFILNIILTLLGYIPGLIHAFWVQTRD; from the coding sequence ATGGGTTTCTGGAGAATCGTATTTACTGTTATCCTGCCGCCGCTGGGCGTGCTGCTGGGTAAAGGTTTTGGCTGGGCGTTTATTCTGAATATTATTCTGACTCTGCTGGGCTATATTCCCGGCCTTATCCACGCGTTCTGGGTACAAACCCGCGATTAA
- a CDS encoding LysR substrate-binding domain-containing protein yields the protein MTINENDFRGIDLNLLIAFLVLFREQSVSAAAGKLHLGQPAVSASLARLRQLFDDPLFIRSGQRMRPTFRAQQLHQSLLPLITQLQSAIFASDEFDPAHAQATLTLGMTDWVEVLLMPMLLPRLAQAAPGIRINIVKSDPFSDAQQLENGGLDMAVSVALPQQAHINRAAIASMNFVTLWHPNQLALEAPLSLRDYAALPQLMVSYQAAQRSQIDALLEEQGLARQVIYTTPHFSAIPGLLQKMPVIATVPAELGALWQRQFAFSSCKVALAIPDFELSLLWHARNNSHAALMWLKALLLET from the coding sequence ATGACTATCAATGAAAATGATTTCAGAGGCATAGACCTGAATTTGCTGATCGCCTTTCTGGTGTTATTTCGCGAACAAAGCGTCTCGGCCGCCGCCGGAAAACTTCATCTTGGCCAACCGGCGGTCAGTGCCTCGCTGGCCCGTCTGCGGCAGCTGTTTGACGATCCGCTATTCATTCGCAGCGGGCAACGTATGCGGCCGACATTTCGCGCGCAGCAGCTGCATCAGTCGCTATTGCCGCTGATCACCCAGCTGCAAAGCGCTATTTTCGCGTCGGATGAATTTGATCCGGCCCATGCGCAAGCCACGTTGACGTTGGGAATGACCGACTGGGTGGAGGTGCTGCTGATGCCGATGCTGTTGCCGCGGTTGGCGCAAGCGGCGCCGGGCATACGCATTAATATTGTGAAGAGTGATCCCTTTAGTGATGCGCAGCAGCTGGAGAATGGCGGGCTGGATATGGCGGTGAGTGTGGCGCTGCCGCAACAGGCGCATATTAACCGGGCCGCAATAGCCTCGATGAACTTTGTCACCCTATGGCACCCGAATCAGCTGGCGCTGGAGGCTCCGTTATCGCTGCGAGACTATGCCGCCTTGCCGCAGCTGATGGTCAGCTACCAAGCTGCGCAGCGTAGCCAAATTGATGCTTTGCTGGAGGAGCAAGGGTTGGCGCGTCAGGTCATCTATACCACACCGCATTTTTCCGCGATCCCCGGTTTGCTGCAAAAGATGCCGGTTATCGCCACCGTGCCCGCTGAACTGGGGGCGTTATGGCAACGTCAGTTCGCTTTTTCATCCTGTAAGGTTGCGCTGGCTATCCCGGATTTTGAGCTATCGTTGCTCTGGCATGCGCGTAACAACAGTCATGCGGCGTTAATGTGGCTTAAAGCCCTGCTACTGGAAACATAG
- a CDS encoding DUF3626 domain-containing protein gives MLANPVLAALLHISSKADGDPLPTTMPVTLNFHPDALCRGMTMIEALAEDGVYRSQFETHTSNGGLTAYPGGDRWAWENAIFGMAYADASPELRPKYGALNYRNSITGGSPRFGSSHFRMRPAAMKRTTFCYPDSFFAPSNFGTAEKCALIELAERDRLTTDVLDNYIEAHIHGIMTIADDVEAVVLDSCYKDTPIGIFAHRLACPVEWHPGYRLAEKHLSECVDYRGKEIADLARKLVNNGFVTPFDIGLARRKGYDPQHLKKVWHCVAKFGSPITE, from the coding sequence ATGCTCGCTAACCCTGTTCTGGCCGCCCTTCTTCATATTTCCAGTAAAGCGGATGGTGATCCGTTACCAACAACGATGCCCGTCACGCTTAACTTCCATCCTGATGCGCTATGCCGTGGAATGACCATGATTGAGGCGTTAGCTGAGGATGGCGTGTATCGTTCGCAGTTTGAAACACATACCAGCAACGGCGGATTAACGGCGTACCCCGGTGGAGATCGTTGGGCGTGGGAAAACGCTATTTTTGGCATGGCGTATGCTGACGCAAGCCCGGAACTACGTCCTAAATATGGGGCGTTAAATTACCGGAACAGCATAACGGGCGGATCGCCGCGCTTTGGGTCATCGCATTTCCGTATGCGCCCAGCGGCCATGAAGAGAACGACCTTCTGTTACCCGGATAGCTTTTTCGCGCCGTCAAATTTTGGCACTGCCGAAAAGTGCGCGCTGATTGAATTAGCCGAGCGAGATCGCCTAACCACAGACGTGTTAGATAACTATATAGAAGCTCACATACACGGCATCATGACTATTGCGGACGATGTTGAAGCCGTGGTGCTGGATAGTTGCTATAAAGACACGCCGATCGGCATTTTCGCTCACCGGCTAGCCTGCCCGGTTGAATGGCATCCTGGTTACCGGCTAGCGGAAAAACACCTATCCGAGTGCGTCGATTACCGGGGAAAAGAGATTGCCGATCTGGCGCGAAAACTCGTTAACAACGGTTTTGTCACGCCATTTGATATCGGGCTAGCTCGCAGGAAAGGTTATGACCCACAGCATTTGAAGAAGGTATGGCATTGCGTCGCTAAATTTGGCAGCCCCATCACTGAGTAA
- a CDS encoding cupin domain-containing protein yields the protein MISRNPFLSAVAAVGMIFSTTVLAHGVEPQGQGETVKLNFSHAIPNIPGKSLTAVEVIYPAGAASAPHTHAPSSFIYAYVVEGEIISQVEGQPERTYRAGESWYEDPGAHHVVSRNASKTKPAKLLAVFVVDTKDTQLTTPDSKP from the coding sequence ATGATAAGCAGAAATCCATTTTTATCCGCAGTAGCCGCTGTTGGAATGATCTTCTCAACAACCGTTTTGGCACATGGCGTTGAACCACAGGGGCAAGGCGAGACGGTTAAACTCAATTTTTCTCATGCGATCCCCAACATCCCGGGTAAATCACTTACTGCGGTGGAAGTCATTTATCCTGCGGGCGCAGCATCGGCACCCCATACGCATGCTCCTTCTTCATTTATCTACGCCTATGTGGTGGAAGGCGAGATTATCAGTCAGGTCGAAGGTCAACCTGAACGGACTTATCGGGCAGGTGAAAGCTGGTATGAAGATCCTGGCGCACACCATGTTGTCAGCCGTAACGCCAGCAAAACTAAACCGGCGAAACTACTGGCGGTATTTGTTGTGGACACCAAAGACACTCAGCTCACCACGCCAGACAGTAAGCCGTAA
- a CDS encoding MBL fold metallo-hydrolase — protein MKTVLTLLTLLTVATAQASPLPVSPQQAPGYYRMMVGDWQVTAVSDGTVNVPLDKLLTHISGDKLKARLANDAMTPLAETSINAFVINTGKKLILVDTGAGALMGKAGGHLLQNLRAAGFAPENIDLVLLTHIHGDHSGGVQRNGRPAFPHAAVYVEQKDVDWWLNPANSNKVEASQRHTFAESELSMRPVINAGKLHPFHAPTEIVPGITATPAAGHTPGSVIYRLSRNGENMIFWGDIIHAKAVQMPDPQVAIHFDVNQQQAIATRERVLASTAVSGEWVAAAHIAFPGFGQVKKSPAGGYRWIPVNYSASAVK, from the coding sequence ATGAAAACTGTATTGACCTTGCTTACCCTGCTTACCGTCGCGACAGCACAGGCCTCCCCGCTCCCGGTTTCACCACAGCAGGCCCCCGGTTACTATCGGATGATGGTCGGCGACTGGCAGGTCACCGCCGTGTCTGACGGTACCGTCAACGTGCCGTTAGACAAACTCCTGACCCATATTTCCGGCGACAAGCTGAAAGCCCGGTTGGCCAACGATGCTATGACGCCGCTTGCCGAGACCTCAATCAATGCTTTTGTCATTAATACGGGTAAAAAACTCATTCTGGTGGATACCGGCGCGGGCGCATTGATGGGCAAAGCTGGCGGCCATCTGTTGCAAAATCTGCGCGCCGCTGGCTTTGCGCCGGAAAACATCGATCTGGTGTTGTTGACTCATATACATGGAGATCACTCCGGCGGCGTCCAACGGAACGGCCGTCCGGCTTTTCCTCATGCCGCCGTCTATGTGGAGCAAAAAGATGTCGACTGGTGGCTCAACCCGGCGAATAGCAATAAGGTTGAGGCCAGCCAGCGACACACGTTTGCTGAGTCTGAGTTATCGATGCGACCGGTGATCAATGCCGGAAAACTACACCCCTTCCATGCGCCGACGGAGATCGTTCCCGGCATCACGGCGACGCCAGCCGCCGGGCATACACCGGGTAGCGTCATTTACCGCCTCAGCCGGAATGGCGAAAACATGATTTTCTGGGGCGATATTATTCACGCTAAAGCGGTGCAAATGCCGGATCCGCAAGTGGCCATCCATTTTGATGTCAACCAACAGCAGGCCATCGCGACCCGCGAACGGGTACTGGCCAGTACGGCGGTGTCGGGCGAGTGGGTGGCGGCGGCGCATATCGCTTTTCCGGGCTTCGGCCAGGTGAAAAAGAGTCCAGCGGGCGGCTACCGCTGGATCCCGGTGAACTACAGCGCCAGCGCGGTTAAATAG
- a CDS encoding response regulator, translating to MEQYIWLIDDDAAIRDSLSLLLSTVGWQTQTFDSAQSFQRQAGNLAELTGCMLLDIRMPGKSGLTLLDEWIQQGLTLPVIIMTGHGNIDLCRRAFKNGAVEFLTKPIDADLLFEVVGEAMTQQKARLEAQQKRLPLQEKLATLTARENEMLEQLIQGYSSKEIARLCSLSPRTVEAHRANIFSKLEVNSLPKLLKIYGDIAAGSK from the coding sequence ATGGAACAATATATCTGGCTTATTGATGATGATGCGGCAATCCGCGACTCGCTGAGCCTGCTGCTTTCCACCGTCGGCTGGCAGACGCAGACCTTCGATAGCGCCCAATCGTTTCAACGGCAAGCGGGGAACCTCGCTGAATTAACCGGCTGTATGCTGCTGGATATCCGTATGCCCGGTAAAAGCGGGCTGACGCTGCTTGATGAGTGGATCCAGCAAGGTCTTACTTTACCGGTAATTATTATGACCGGTCACGGTAACATTGACTTATGTCGCCGCGCCTTTAAGAATGGCGCTGTCGAATTTCTGACCAAACCCATTGATGCCGACCTGCTGTTCGAAGTGGTTGGCGAGGCAATGACGCAGCAAAAAGCGCGTCTCGAAGCGCAACAAAAACGACTGCCGTTACAGGAGAAGCTGGCCACCCTTACCGCCCGCGAAAATGAAATGCTGGAGCAACTTATTCAGGGATATTCCAGCAAAGAAATTGCCCGTTTATGTTCACTGTCACCGCGTACCGTAGAAGCACACCGCGCCAATATTTTTAGCAAGCTTGAGGTCAACTCGCTGCCTAAGCTGCTGAAAATATATGGCGATATTGCTGCGGGGTCTAAGTAA
- a CDS encoding NADH:flavin oxidoreductase/NADH oxidase — translation MSQLFSPVRIGQLELENRIVIAPMCQYSADNGKATAWHRIHLGQLAFSGAGLLIIEASAVEPVGRISPADVGLWDDETEAALYRVLEDVRAYSSTRIGIQLGHAGRKASVAAPWLGGHQLALDAGGWQTVAPSPVAFHEGERAPEALSQHDLARIKQAFVDSAKRAERLGIELIELHAAHGYLLHQFLSPLSNQRTDEYGGSLENRLRFPLEVFQAIREAVSDKIAVGVRLSATDWVDGGWDTAQSVVFSQQLEALGSDFIHVSSGGLSPRQAINIGPGYQLPFAREIRQQVNIPVVGVGLITEPQQAEDALQNGDADLIAIARAALYNPHWPWQAAAALGAQVSVPPQYLRSEPHGLKGTLKGNR, via the coding sequence ATGAGTCAACTTTTTAGCCCTGTGCGCATTGGGCAACTGGAGCTCGAAAACCGTATCGTCATCGCCCCGATGTGTCAGTACTCCGCCGACAATGGTAAAGCCACCGCCTGGCACCGTATTCATCTCGGGCAGTTGGCCTTTTCCGGTGCGGGATTATTGATTATCGAAGCCAGCGCCGTAGAACCGGTGGGCCGTATTTCCCCGGCCGATGTCGGTTTATGGGATGACGAAACCGAAGCCGCCCTGTACCGGGTGCTGGAAGATGTTCGCGCGTATTCCTCTACGCGTATTGGGATCCAGTTGGGCCACGCCGGGCGTAAAGCCTCCGTGGCGGCGCCCTGGCTTGGCGGGCATCAGTTGGCGCTCGATGCCGGCGGATGGCAAACCGTTGCCCCATCGCCGGTCGCCTTTCACGAAGGCGAGCGCGCGCCGGAAGCACTGAGCCAGCACGATCTTGCCCGCATTAAACAGGCATTTGTCGACAGCGCCAAACGCGCCGAACGCCTGGGCATTGAGCTGATTGAACTGCATGCCGCGCACGGTTATCTGCTTCATCAGTTCCTCTCGCCGCTCAGCAACCAGCGTACGGATGAATACGGCGGTTCGCTGGAAAACCGTTTACGTTTCCCGCTTGAGGTCTTCCAGGCGATTCGCGAAGCCGTAAGCGACAAGATTGCCGTCGGCGTGCGTCTTTCAGCGACAGATTGGGTTGATGGCGGCTGGGATACCGCGCAGTCGGTGGTCTTTAGTCAGCAGCTTGAAGCTCTCGGCAGCGACTTTATCCACGTCTCCAGCGGCGGGCTGTCGCCGCGGCAAGCGATTAACATCGGCCCCGGCTACCAGTTGCCGTTTGCGCGGGAAATCCGCCAGCAGGTGAACATCCCGGTGGTTGGCGTCGGCTTGATTACCGAACCGCAACAGGCTGAAGACGCCCTGCAGAACGGTGATGCCGATCTGATCGCGATCGCCCGTGCGGCGCTCTACAATCCGCACTGGCCATGGCAAGCCGCCGCGGCCCTGGGCGCTCAGGTCAGCGTGCCGCCGCAGTATCTGCGCTCGGAGCCGCATGGCCTGAAAGGAACGTTGAAAGGAAATCGCTAA
- a CDS encoding ATP-binding protein, producing MVKAISWLVLTLLSAAGLGAWFLQQQYEERSADFRILYREITVKVSQHDAIIPLLPSNQNAAEVQRILPQIVQWRRYHTLEPRLPIVAEPRARYWLNLPGISLLIDLHTLLNGLGEKKVFKHLAISWNHVTLFEEGTISPTWWRWEKTVASPTQPLLISAGDNPQWSQLPWWLILSPALFWALTIYLFSQYRVNKRRRDIADLRSRYAELTRLNTMGELAAGIVHELNQPLTAIMSYNQAAVRLMKQNDPGRIPALLDASVVQIKRIDALLSQFRLKLTSKRAEYQPVALPPLWLRVCALLDNEIRAGKVRITSDFSQDLPALPAPPLWIEQILHNIASNAIQAQSANPPGSAWIHLQAEQMNNGIALTLTDGGPGLSPEALEQVFMPFYTTRADGVGLGMALTDTLVQRLNGTIDASNIPGRGACFRLWFPLLSEEK from the coding sequence ATGGTAAAAGCCATCAGCTGGCTTGTGCTCACGCTGCTTAGCGCGGCGGGACTTGGCGCCTGGTTTTTGCAACAGCAATATGAAGAACGTTCGGCGGACTTCCGCATCCTGTACCGCGAAATCACGGTAAAGGTATCGCAGCACGATGCGATCATCCCTCTGCTACCGAGCAATCAAAATGCCGCTGAAGTTCAACGAATACTGCCGCAAATCGTGCAATGGCGCCGTTATCATACTCTGGAGCCGCGTCTGCCGATTGTCGCCGAACCCCGAGCGCGCTATTGGCTGAATCTGCCAGGTATCTCGCTGCTGATTGATTTGCACACTCTGCTCAACGGACTGGGTGAGAAAAAGGTGTTTAAACATCTCGCCATCAGCTGGAACCACGTCACCTTGTTTGAAGAAGGCACCATCTCGCCAACCTGGTGGCGTTGGGAGAAAACCGTCGCCAGCCCCACTCAGCCACTGTTGATTAGCGCCGGGGATAATCCGCAGTGGTCGCAACTCCCATGGTGGCTGATACTCTCACCAGCGCTATTCTGGGCACTGACCATTTATCTCTTCAGCCAGTACCGGGTGAATAAACGTCGGCGGGACATTGCCGATCTGCGCTCCCGGTATGCTGAACTTACCCGCCTGAATACGATGGGGGAACTGGCTGCGGGTATCGTCCACGAACTAAACCAACCGCTGACTGCCATCATGAGCTACAACCAGGCGGCGGTTCGCCTGATGAAACAGAACGATCCTGGGCGAATCCCCGCGTTACTGGATGCCTCCGTGGTGCAAATCAAACGCATCGATGCTCTGCTGAGCCAGTTTCGCCTCAAGTTAACCAGCAAACGCGCCGAATATCAGCCGGTTGCGCTACCGCCACTGTGGCTGCGCGTCTGCGCGCTACTGGACAACGAGATCCGCGCCGGCAAAGTTCGCATAACCAGCGATTTTTCACAGGACCTCCCCGCGCTTCCCGCGCCGCCGCTATGGATTGAGCAGATCCTGCATAACATCGCCAGCAACGCCATCCAGGCGCAAAGCGCCAATCCCCCCGGCAGCGCCTGGATTCATCTGCAAGCCGAACAGATGAATAACGGCATCGCTTTAACGTTGACCGACGGCGGCCCAGGGTTATCGCCAGAAGCGCTGGAACAGGTATTTATGCCGTTTTACACCACCCGCGCCGACGGCGTTGGTCTGGGGATGGCGCTAACTGATACCCTTGTACAGCGCCTGAATGGCACTATCGACGCCAGCAATATCCCCGGGCGCGGTGCCTGCTTCCGACTGTGGTTTCCACTGCTCAGCGAGGAAAAATAA
- a CDS encoding DHA2 family efflux MFS transporter permease subunit: MSEPKAAFTPPSLFLATLALSLATFMQVLDSTIANVALPTISGNLGVSADQGTWVITSFAVCNAIALPLTGWFTRRFGQLKLFIGSVVFFTLTSFLCGFAHSMTELIIFRALQGFFAGPMFPMCQTLLLVIFPPMKRSMALALLSMVTVVAPIVGPITGGWITDNYSWPWIFYINVPIGIFASIVVWTQLRTREETTQSSPIDYIGIMLLVLGVGLLQVVLDKGNDEDWFSSTPIIVMSIVSAISLISFVIWELGDRHPIVNLRLFKDRNFAIGTLALMLGYAAFFAINIILPQWLQTQMGYTAIWAGLAAAPMGFLPLLLTPIIGRYATKFDLRILCSISFLTMGASCLMRAQFNTNVDFYTIASVQMFMGIGVAFFFMPLTTIVLSNLHGNEVAEGSGLATFFRVLGGSFASSLTTWIWQHRAIFHHANLTESVSQYNPAAVDYVTKMGGPSQQHFAMIDQTITQQAYMMSTIDYFWILGWGFMALIIIIWFTRPPFVKSGMPDAPASGH; this comes from the coding sequence ATGTCAGAGCCGAAGGCGGCCTTTACGCCGCCCAGCTTGTTCCTGGCGACGCTCGCGTTGTCGCTGGCGACATTCATGCAGGTACTGGACTCTACCATCGCCAACGTGGCGCTGCCGACTATTTCTGGCAACCTCGGCGTCAGCGCGGATCAGGGCACCTGGGTTATCACCTCGTTCGCGGTGTGTAACGCCATCGCCCTGCCGTTGACCGGCTGGTTTACCCGCCGCTTCGGTCAGTTGAAGCTGTTTATCGGTTCGGTGGTGTTTTTCACCCTGACCTCGTTCCTGTGCGGTTTCGCCCACAGTATGACGGAGCTAATCATCTTCCGCGCGCTGCAGGGCTTTTTCGCCGGGCCGATGTTCCCGATGTGTCAGACGCTGCTGTTAGTCATCTTCCCGCCGATGAAACGCAGCATGGCGCTGGCGCTGCTGTCGATGGTGACCGTGGTCGCGCCGATTGTCGGGCCGATTACCGGCGGCTGGATCACCGATAACTACTCCTGGCCGTGGATTTTCTACATCAACGTACCGATTGGGATTTTCGCCTCCATCGTGGTGTGGACGCAGCTACGCACCCGCGAAGAGACCACTCAGTCTTCGCCTATCGACTACATCGGCATCATGCTGCTGGTGCTGGGCGTGGGGCTGCTGCAGGTGGTGCTGGATAAAGGCAACGACGAGGACTGGTTCTCTTCTACGCCGATTATCGTGATGTCGATTGTCTCGGCCATCAGCCTGATTAGCTTCGTAATTTGGGAACTGGGCGACCGCCATCCGATTGTGAACCTGCGTCTGTTCAAGGACCGCAACTTCGCGATTGGCACGCTGGCGCTGATGCTCGGCTATGCCGCCTTCTTCGCCATCAACATCATTCTGCCGCAGTGGCTGCAAACGCAGATGGGGTACACAGCGATATGGGCGGGGCTTGCCGCCGCGCCGATGGGCTTTTTACCGCTCTTACTGACGCCGATTATTGGACGCTATGCCACGAAGTTTGACCTGCGCATTCTGTGCTCTATCTCGTTCCTGACGATGGGCGCGTCGTGTTTGATGCGCGCGCAGTTCAACACCAACGTGGATTTCTACACCATCGCCAGCGTGCAGATGTTTATGGGGATCGGCGTGGCATTCTTCTTTATGCCACTGACCACCATCGTGCTGTCGAATTTGCACGGTAATGAAGTGGCGGAAGGCTCTGGTCTGGCGACGTTTTTCCGCGTGCTCGGCGGATCGTTCGCGTCGTCGCTAACTACGTGGATCTGGCAGCATCGCGCGATTTTCCATCACGCCAATCTGACGGAGAGCGTATCGCAATATAATCCGGCGGCGGTGGATTACGTGACGAAGATGGGCGGCCCGTCGCAGCAACATTTCGCGATGATCGACCAGACTATCACCCAGCAGGCCTACATGATGTCGACGATTGATTACTTCTGGATCCTCGGCTGGGGCTTTATGGCGTTGATTATCATCATCTGGTTCACCCGCCCGCCGTTCGTGAAATCGGGTATGCCAGACGCACCCGCATCAGGTCACTAA
- a CDS encoding heme-binding protein, with protein sequence MKRILFSAILLGSMVSTAGAATGVLNQKNLSLDLADKVAQSTLQACAKDGYNVAVTLVDRSGTPLLMKRMDNAGPHTVEASRMKAFTALTTKSMTGNVMKGAQSNAGAANLRDIPDFLLLAGGVPVKVGDQVIGAVGVGGAPGGNFDEACALAGIKSIESELNAG encoded by the coding sequence ATGAAACGTATCCTTTTTAGCGCCATCCTGCTGGGCAGCATGGTTTCTACCGCTGGCGCCGCAACGGGCGTCCTGAACCAGAAAAATTTGTCACTCGACCTCGCCGATAAAGTGGCGCAAAGCACGCTGCAGGCCTGCGCCAAAGACGGTTACAACGTCGCCGTGACGCTGGTCGATCGCTCCGGCACGCCGCTGCTGATGAAAAGAATGGATAATGCCGGTCCGCACACCGTTGAGGCCAGCCGTATGAAAGCCTTCACCGCACTGACCACGAAAAGCATGACGGGTAACGTGATGAAAGGCGCTCAGTCCAACGCCGGAGCCGCTAATCTGCGCGATATCCCCGATTTCCTGCTGTTAGCTGGCGGCGTACCGGTTAAGGTCGGCGATCAGGTGATTGGCGCCGTCGGCGTCGGCGGAGCGCCGGGCGGCAACTTCGATGAGGCCTGCGCGCTTGCCGGGATCAAATCCATCGAAAGCGAATTGAACGCGGGCTAA
- a CDS encoding MFS transporter, which translates to MLGWTSLQRNAAIASFLSWTLDAFDFFLLVFLLSDIAQTFHVGLEKVTLAILLTLAVRPIGALIFGRAAEKYGRKPILMLNIVFFSIFELLSAAAPSLAVFLVLRVLYGVAMGGIWGVASSLSMETIPDRSRGLMSGIFQAGYPFGYLIAAVAYGLLFDLLGWRGMFVIGAAPILLLPFIWFCVQESPVWLASRAKKESTALWPVLKTHWKLCCYLVVLMAAFNFFSHGTQDLYPVFLKVQHGFDPKTISIIAVTYNIASIIGGVFFGSLSERIGRKKAIIIASLLALPVIPLWAFASGSLMLGVGAFLMQFMVQGAWGVIPTYLNELVPANTRAVLPGFVYQLGNLIASVNATLQATIAEHHGQNYGLAMAIVAGTVAIIIAILTFFGHESRAKKISVASNQNEMPHASR; encoded by the coding sequence ATGTTAGGTTGGACCTCACTACAGCGCAATGCCGCCATTGCCAGCTTTTTGAGCTGGACCCTCGATGCCTTCGATTTTTTCCTGCTGGTCTTCTTGCTCAGCGATATTGCGCAGACGTTTCACGTCGGGCTGGAAAAGGTAACGCTGGCTATTTTACTGACCCTGGCCGTGCGACCCATTGGCGCGCTTATCTTTGGTCGGGCGGCGGAAAAGTATGGTCGTAAGCCGATCCTGATGCTGAATATCGTCTTCTTTTCCATCTTTGAGCTGTTGTCTGCTGCGGCGCCGTCATTGGCGGTGTTCTTAGTCTTGAGGGTGCTATACGGTGTGGCGATGGGCGGTATTTGGGGCGTGGCGTCATCGTTGTCGATGGAGACGATCCCGGACCGTTCGCGTGGCCTGATGTCGGGGATCTTCCAGGCGGGTTATCCGTTTGGTTATCTGATTGCCGCTGTCGCCTACGGGCTGTTATTTGATCTACTTGGCTGGCGCGGCATGTTTGTGATTGGCGCTGCGCCTATTTTACTGCTGCCGTTTATCTGGTTCTGCGTACAGGAGTCGCCGGTATGGCTGGCGTCGCGGGCGAAAAAAGAGAGTACGGCGCTGTGGCCGGTGCTGAAAACACACTGGAAACTGTGTTGTTATTTAGTGGTGCTGATGGCGGCGTTTAATTTCTTCTCCCACGGTACGCAAGATTTGTATCCGGTATTTTTAAAAGTTCAGCACGGCTTTGATCCGAAAACGATCAGTATTATTGCCGTGACTTACAATATTGCGTCAATTATCGGCGGGGTGTTCTTCGGCTCGCTTTCAGAACGAATTGGCCGTAAGAAAGCCATTATTATCGCCTCGCTACTGGCGTTGCCGGTGATTCCGTTGTGGGCATTCGCCAGCGGTTCGCTGATGTTGGGCGTTGGGGCATTCCTGATGCAATTTATGGTGCAGGGGGCCTGGGGCGTCATCCCGACTTATCTGAATGAGCTGGTGCCTGCCAATACCCGCGCGGTACTGCCGGGGTTTGTTTATCAACTCGGTAACTTAATTGCTTCCGTTAATGCGACATTACAGGCCACCATTGCGGAACATCATGGCCAGAACTATGGCCTGGCTATGGCGATTGTGGCGGGTACGGTGGCCATTATTATCGCGATATTGACCTTCTTTGGGCATGAAAGTCGGGCGAAGAAAATCAGCGTGGCAAGTAACCAAAACGAAATGCCGCACGCCAGCCGATGA